A part of Olleya sp. Bg11-27 genomic DNA contains:
- a CDS encoding CsgE family curli-type amyloid fiber assembly protein codes for MFLFTIGVYSQVYNMEVEAKLHINQDNEHITIKGIAINKTKRSKKLSYKLFVFKTDQNNNKSKNQQSGSFDISSNQQKDLSTLSINFDKKAKLIILLLVYNSDNTLIGKDRIVLHDERQNSLDIRKDIADKIKEVSIKVSEQSINNEVEAKIQIDQQNDFTTIKGTAFNKTEITKSLIYKLVVFNKEEDANTIEEEKHERFILLANQKVDLYSITFNLNKADKKICVLLIYDLDHNIIGQDRIVFNDDSNDRLEKKNKLQQQLRQEQEDSKDVSVSVKDGLELNGIVVEDTKTKPGRDFYKLFYALYSQNNINGNKVVTIKEILALGRNTKIEVIVGDDEVFSFFVRPSIEYLTKMNDYAIVSVYKHFKRQEKESKTIKRY; via the coding sequence ATGTTTCTGTTTACAATCGGGGTGTATTCCCAAGTGTATAATATGGAAGTGGAAGCTAAGCTTCATATCAATCAAGATAACGAACACATTACAATTAAGGGAATTGCAATTAATAAAACTAAAAGGAGTAAAAAATTAAGTTATAAGTTGTTCGTATTTAAAACAGATCAAAACAATAATAAGTCAAAAAATCAACAAAGTGGTTCGTTTGATATAAGTTCAAACCAACAAAAAGATTTGTCTACGTTGTCAATTAATTTTGATAAAAAAGCAAAACTTATCATTCTACTTTTAGTGTACAATTCCGATAATACGCTTATTGGAAAAGATAGGATTGTTTTACATGATGAGAGGCAAAACAGTCTAGATATTAGAAAAGATATCGCAGATAAAATTAAAGAGGTCTCTATAAAAGTATCAGAACAGAGCATTAATAATGAAGTTGAGGCTAAAATACAGATAGATCAACAAAATGATTTTACTACTATTAAAGGAACTGCTTTTAATAAAACAGAAATAACAAAAAGTTTAATCTATAAACTAGTCGTTTTTAATAAAGAAGAAGACGCGAATACGATAGAAGAGGAGAAACACGAAAGATTTATATTATTAGCTAATCAGAAGGTTGATTTGTATTCTATCACATTTAATTTAAATAAAGCGGATAAGAAAATATGTGTGCTTTTAATTTATGATTTAGATCATAATATAATTGGTCAAGATCGCATTGTTTTTAATGATGATTCTAATGATAGATTAGAAAAAAAGAACAAATTACAACAACAATTACGTCAAGAACAGGAAGACTCTAAAGATGTGAGTGTTTCGGTAAAAGATGGTCTTGAATTAAATGGTATTGTTGTAGAGGATACAAAAACGAAACCAGGAAGGGACTTTTATAAGCTGTTTTATGCGTTGTATTCGCAAAATAATATAAACGGAAATAAAGTCGTTACTATTAAAGAGATTTTAGCATTAGGCAGGAATACCAAAATAGAAGTGATAGTGGGGGATGATGAGGTGTTTTCGTTTTTTGTTAGACCAAGTATAGAGTATTTAACTAAGATGAACGATTACGCCATAGTAAGTGTTTATAAACATTTTAAAAGACAGGAAAAAGAATCAAAAACAATTAAACGCTATTAA
- a CDS encoding DUF3078 domain-containing protein, whose translation MRYIFIMCFMCCVQSIMAQPETEVKVVDTILWKQKNKIGVDLNEVTFVNWNAGGANSISALLAINSSLRYKKNNLIWFNEIRTRYGVNKQESQKLRKTEDELELISTIGFRKDTITNWYYSGRFNFKTQYSNGYNYPDRDNSISRFMAPGYLFVGGGVEYGKNIEKLSFYMSPLTFKSTFVLDNELADKGSFGVDPATYDALGNKIKDGETIRTEMGILVTNSYETEVLENIYIKNRISLYTDYLNSFGNIDLDWEIMFDFKVNDFVKATLGSHLRYDNDIKIVEETEVEDEYVERGATVQWKQLLGIGVVVDF comes from the coding sequence ATGAGATACATTTTTATAATGTGCTTTATGTGTTGTGTGCAAAGTATAATGGCACAACCAGAAACTGAAGTAAAAGTTGTTGATACCATTTTATGGAAACAAAAAAATAAGATAGGGGTTGATCTTAATGAAGTAACCTTTGTGAATTGGAATGCGGGTGGAGCAAATTCAATTTCTGCATTATTAGCTATTAATTCAAGTTTACGTTATAAAAAGAATAATTTAATTTGGTTTAATGAAATCAGAACACGTTACGGTGTCAATAAGCAAGAAAGTCAAAAGTTAAGAAAGACGGAAGATGAGCTTGAGCTTATTTCTACTATTGGTTTTAGAAAAGATACCATTACTAATTGGTATTATTCAGGACGGTTCAATTTTAAAACCCAATATTCTAATGGTTATAACTATCCAGATAGAGACAATTCTATTTCTAGATTTATGGCTCCAGGTTATTTATTTGTTGGAGGTGGAGTTGAATATGGAAAGAACATTGAGAAGTTATCCTTTTACATGTCTCCTTTGACTTTTAAATCCACATTTGTTTTAGATAATGAATTAGCCGATAAAGGTTCCTTTGGGGTTGATCCAGCAACATATGATGCGCTAGGAAATAAAATTAAAGATGGTGAAACTATACGGACAGAAATGGGTATATTAGTAACTAACTCTTATGAAACCGAAGTTTTAGAAAATATTTACATCAAAAACAGAATAAGTCTGTATACAGATTACCTTAATAGTTTTGGAAATATAGATTTGGATTGGGAGATTATGTTTGACTTCAAAGTCAATGATTTTGTAAAAGCAACATTAGGTTCTCATTTAAGATATGATAATGATATTAAAATTGTAGAAGAGACTGAAGTTGAAGACGAGTATGTAGAAAGAGGTGCTACTGTACAATGGAAACAGCTACTTGGGATTGGGGTCGTTGTAGATTTTTAA
- a CDS encoding carboxypeptidase regulatory-like domain-containing protein produces the protein MKVTLKHISLVFIIAFLCSCSEDKVSLTGTGSVTGKVVSKGDNLPLENTKISTNPSTSIVFTNASGEFTINNAAIGTYSVQAQKEGYLSKFESASVTEDNAVNVIFELDIETANNDAPNTPVLSSPTNNAIEQTLSLDLVWTGSDPEEDDLVYEVQILNDQNSEVLMYTDLIETTLSVSGLDYNTKYFWQVSASDNINALVLSETFNFTTIEFPANRVFFTRKINENNVIFSVDSDGNVYQLTSSSSNSWRPRKAIGLDKLAFLRSNGGQTHIYTMDLNGSNITQVTSNIAVNGSNLEELDFEWKSNSTAFVYPNFDKLYQIYTDGSGVVQLHQTLNGNFITEVDWNQSTQSMAVKTNNAVGYNVEIYTINTTGVIQDYVLQNVNGAAGGLDYSFDGLKLLYTYDVSGNQNTEYRQLNTHMFIYTIATAMSQDLSTSKQAGTNDLDVRFAPNEADVIFVNTSNDGISQNNIYKMSLDLEETRTLLVSDGKMPDWK, from the coding sequence ATGAAAGTAACCTTAAAACATATAAGTTTAGTCTTTATTATAGCTTTTTTATGTAGTTGTAGTGAAGATAAAGTGTCGCTTACAGGTACGGGGAGTGTGACAGGTAAAGTTGTTTCAAAAGGTGATAATTTACCTTTAGAAAACACAAAAATATCAACAAACCCAAGTACTAGTATTGTGTTTACAAATGCCTCAGGAGAATTTACAATTAATAATGCGGCAATAGGGACTTACTCAGTTCAAGCTCAAAAAGAGGGCTATCTATCCAAATTTGAATCTGCTTCTGTTACAGAGGATAATGCTGTTAATGTAATTTTTGAATTAGATATTGAAACAGCAAATAATGATGCTCCAAATACACCAGTTCTATCTTCACCTACTAATAATGCAATAGAGCAAACATTGAGTTTAGACTTGGTTTGGACAGGTTCTGATCCTGAAGAAGATGATTTGGTATACGAGGTTCAAATTTTAAACGACCAAAATTCTGAAGTGCTTATGTATACAGATTTAATAGAGACTACTTTATCAGTTTCTGGGTTGGATTATAATACTAAATATTTCTGGCAGGTTTCAGCTTCTGATAATATTAACGCTTTGGTTTTAAGTGAGACATTTAATTTTACAACCATCGAGTTTCCTGCTAATAGGGTGTTTTTTACTAGAAAGATAAATGAGAATAATGTTATTTTTTCAGTTGATAGTGATGGTAACGTGTACCAACTAACATCATCAAGTAGTAATAGTTGGAGACCAAGAAAAGCAATTGGTCTTGATAAATTAGCGTTTTTAAGATCTAATGGTGGACAAACTCATATTTATACCATGGATCTTAATGGGAGTAACATTACTCAGGTAACAAGTAATATAGCAGTAAATGGGTCTAATTTAGAAGAGTTAGATTTTGAATGGAAAAGTAATAGCACAGCGTTTGTATATCCTAATTTTGATAAGTTATACCAAATTTATACAGATGGTTCTGGTGTAGTACAACTACATCAAACACTTAATGGTAATTTTATTACGGAAGTAGACTGGAATCAAAGTACACAAAGTATGGCAGTTAAAACAAATAATGCGGTAGGTTATAATGTGGAGATTTATACTATTAATACTACAGGTGTGATTCAGGATTATGTCTTGCAGAATGTAAACGGAGCTGCAGGAGGATTAGATTATAGTTTTGATGGTTTAAAGTTGTTGTATACCTATGATGTTTCTGGAAATCAAAATACAGAATACAGGCAACTCAATACGCACATGTTTATTTATACAATTGCTACAGCTATGTCACAAGATTTATCAACATCAAAGCAAGCAGGGACTAACGATTTAGACGTACGTTTTGCACCAAACGAAGCAGATGTAATCTTTGTAAATACGTCTAATGATGGTATCTCTCAAAATAATATTTATAAAATGAGTTTAGATTTAGAAGAAACGAGAACACTACTTGTTAGTGATGGTAAAATGCCTGATTGGAAGTAA
- a CDS encoding glutamine synthetase beta-grasp domain-containing protein, whose protein sequence is MSKSKLEYIWLDGYFPTQNMRSKTKVENDFSGKLEDCPVWSFDGSSTKQASGGASDCLLKPVAIYPDPARRDGYLVMTEVLNADGTPHVSNGRATIEDEDNDFWFGFEQEYFIMDTKTQKPLGFPIGGYPAPQGMYYCSVGGLHTHGRALVEEHADLCIDAGLNFEGINQEVASGQWEYQLFAQGAKKAGDEIWVSRYLLDRLTEQYGYYIEYHPKPLGKDMDWNGSGMHANFSNTVLRTCGSQETYEKICEAFRPVVKEHIAVYGEFNDQRLTGDHETASIHDFSYGISDRGASIRIPIITVEKGWKGWLEDRRPASNGDPYKIAGRIIKTVKSANIS, encoded by the coding sequence ATGAGTAAATCTAAATTAGAATATATCTGGCTGGATGGGTATTTCCCAACACAAAATATGAGAAGTAAAACTAAAGTTGAAAATGATTTTAGTGGAAAATTAGAAGACTGCCCGGTTTGGTCTTTTGACGGTTCTTCTACAAAACAAGCTTCAGGAGGTGCTTCTGATTGTTTATTAAAACCTGTTGCTATTTATCCAGATCCTGCAAGAAGAGATGGCTATTTAGTAATGACTGAGGTTTTAAATGCTGATGGTACACCACACGTATCTAACGGTAGAGCTACTATTGAAGATGAAGATAATGATTTCTGGTTTGGTTTTGAACAAGAGTATTTTATCATGGATACTAAAACACAAAAACCTTTAGGATTCCCTATTGGTGGATACCCTGCGCCACAAGGGATGTACTACTGCTCAGTTGGTGGTTTACATACTCATGGTAGAGCATTAGTCGAAGAGCATGCTGATTTATGTATTGACGCTGGTTTAAATTTTGAAGGAATCAACCAAGAGGTTGCTTCTGGACAATGGGAATACCAATTATTTGCACAAGGCGCTAAAAAAGCAGGAGACGAAATTTGGGTATCAAGATACCTTTTAGATAGATTAACAGAACAGTACGGTTATTATATAGAGTACCACCCAAAACCATTAGGAAAAGATATGGATTGGAATGGTTCTGGAATGCATGCTAATTTTTCTAACACGGTTTTAAGAACATGTGGATCTCAAGAAACATACGAGAAAATTTGCGAAGCTTTTAGACCAGTAGTTAAAGAACACATTGCGGTTTACGGAGAGTTTAACGACCAACGTTTAACTGGTGATCACGAAACAGCATCTATCCATGACTTTAGTTATGGTATTTCTGATAGAGGAGCATCAATTCGTATTCCAATTATCACAGTAGAGAAAGGATGGAAAGGTTGGTTAGAAGACCGTCGTCCAGCATCAAATGGTGATCCATACAAAATAGCAGGTCGTATTATTAAGACAGTAAAATCTGCTAATATTAGCTAA
- a CDS encoding AIR synthase related protein, with the protein MSSEISKRYSQRGVSASKEDVHNAIKNIDKGLFPKAFCKIVPDYLTNDQDYCLIMHADGAGTKSSLAYMYWKETGDVSVWKGIAQDALIMNIDDLLCVGATDNIMLSSTIGRNKNRIPGEVLSAIINGTEELIEDLKGFGVTIHSTGGETADVGDLVRTIIVDSTVTARIKRSDVIDNANIKAGDVIVGLESFGQATYEKSYNGGMGSNGLTSARHDVFDNYLAKKYPESFDASVPEDLVYSGQVKLTDSVAGSPIDAGQLVLSPTRTYAPIIKDILSKYTNKDIHGMVHCSGGAQTKILHFIDNLHIVKDNLFPIPPLFKLIQEQSKTDWKEMYQVFNCGHRMELYVSPEKAEEIIAISKSYNVNAQIVGRVEASDSKKLTIESPYGTFVY; encoded by the coding sequence ATGAGCTCAGAAATTTCAAAACGTTACAGTCAAAGAGGTGTATCTGCATCAAAAGAAGATGTGCATAATGCGATAAAAAATATAGATAAAGGATTGTTTCCTAAAGCATTCTGTAAAATTGTACCAGATTATCTAACTAATGATCAAGACTATTGTCTGATTATGCATGCAGATGGAGCAGGTACAAAATCGTCTTTAGCCTATATGTATTGGAAAGAAACTGGAGATGTTTCTGTTTGGAAAGGGATTGCTCAAGATGCATTAATAATGAATATTGACGATTTGTTATGCGTTGGAGCAACGGATAATATTATGTTGTCTTCAACTATTGGAAGAAACAAAAATCGTATTCCAGGTGAAGTTCTTTCTGCTATTATAAATGGAACTGAAGAATTAATTGAAGACCTTAAAGGTTTTGGTGTTACAATCCATAGTACAGGAGGAGAAACAGCTGATGTTGGAGATTTAGTAAGAACTATTATTGTGGACTCTACAGTAACTGCTAGAATAAAACGTAGTGATGTTATAGATAATGCAAATATTAAAGCAGGCGATGTTATTGTTGGTTTGGAAAGTTTTGGACAGGCCACTTACGAGAAAAGTTATAATGGAGGGATGGGTAGTAATGGACTAACTTCTGCACGACATGATGTATTTGATAATTATTTAGCTAAAAAATATCCTGAAAGTTTTGATGCCTCTGTACCAGAAGATTTAGTGTATTCTGGACAGGTAAAATTAACGGATAGTGTTGCGGGGTCTCCAATAGATGCAGGGCAATTAGTATTATCACCAACACGGACTTATGCGCCAATTATAAAGGATATTTTATCTAAGTATACTAATAAGGATATTCATGGAATGGTACATTGTAGTGGAGGTGCACAAACTAAAATTCTTCATTTTATTGATAATCTTCATATTGTAAAAGATAATTTATTTCCAATTCCACCTTTGTTTAAATTAATCCAAGAGCAATCTAAAACGGATTGGAAAGAGATGTATCAAGTGTTTAACTGTGGTCATAGAATGGAACTATACGTATCTCCAGAAAAAGCAGAAGAAATTATCGCAATATCTAAATCTTATAATGTTAATGCTCAGATTGTTGGTCGTGTAGAAGCATCTGATTCTAAAAAGCTGACAATAGAAAGCCCGTACGGAACGTTTGTGTATTAA
- a CDS encoding CsgG/HfaB family protein, with translation MLNYRPAFVVVLFLLLTSCGAFFNQPYEQERARIGEASPVTNRLKEFPLPQEPVVAGVYNFKDQTGQYKAVENGSTFSTAVSQGGTTMLIKALEDSKWFTVIERENLGNLLNERNIIRSTRDEYRKNKNPNEPTLPALLYAGVLLEGGVISYDTNIITGGAGARYLGIGSSTQYRQDRITVYLRAVSTSTGKILKTVYISKTILSQAVSATLFKYVKYQRLLETEIGFTKNEPVQLAMKEAIEKAVENLIIEGIKDKIWLPRLSEESTAKLIEDFDAEKEEAISTELYERFLTEKRGDYAVTAALGTSLINGDLPSPQPEFNSKIGVKRALNPYLNLGFTYNKFNLENKEVLNEGFMSFDLNLEYSVLPYDKLTPYLFFGIGTNASNYFKAIDPKVQVGLGLEYLINESIGIYAYGEHNLVFSDEVDGVVSGDIDDMFYRFGVGVNIYLSKPATKFNQRKEFRKLEKAELKATKKENRRQMQEKIKALRQSKKNN, from the coding sequence ATGTTAAATTATAGACCTGCTTTTGTAGTTGTGTTATTTTTGTTACTCACCAGTTGTGGTGCCTTTTTTAACCAACCATATGAACAGGAACGAGCAAGAATTGGAGAAGCAAGCCCTGTAACTAATAGGTTAAAAGAGTTTCCATTGCCTCAAGAACCGGTAGTGGCGGGTGTTTATAATTTTAAAGACCAAACAGGGCAGTATAAAGCAGTTGAAAATGGGAGTACTTTTAGTACGGCAGTATCTCAAGGAGGGACAACGATGTTAATCAAAGCTTTGGAGGATTCTAAATGGTTTACTGTAATAGAAAGAGAAAATTTAGGGAATTTACTTAACGAAAGAAATATAATTAGATCAACAAGAGACGAGTATCGGAAAAATAAAAATCCAAACGAACCCACTTTACCTGCGCTTTTGTATGCAGGCGTGCTATTGGAAGGTGGTGTTATATCTTATGATACAAATATTATTACAGGAGGAGCGGGTGCAAGATATTTGGGTATTGGAAGTTCTACTCAGTATAGACAAGATCGAATTACGGTGTATTTAAGAGCAGTATCTACGTCGACAGGTAAAATTTTAAAAACAGTTTATATCTCAAAAACTATTTTGTCTCAGGCAGTATCAGCAACCCTATTTAAGTATGTTAAATATCAGCGATTACTTGAAACGGAAATAGGCTTCACTAAAAATGAGCCAGTACAATTAGCTATGAAGGAAGCTATTGAGAAAGCAGTCGAAAATTTAATTATTGAAGGGATCAAAGATAAAATATGGTTGCCTAGATTAAGTGAAGAGTCTACCGCTAAACTTATTGAAGATTTTGATGCAGAAAAAGAGGAGGCTATTTCTACAGAATTGTATGAGCGTTTTCTAACAGAAAAAAGAGGTGATTACGCTGTTACAGCCGCATTAGGGACTTCGTTGATAAATGGAGATTTGCCAAGCCCTCAGCCAGAATTTAATAGTAAAATAGGGGTTAAGCGTGCTTTAAATCCTTATTTAAATCTCGGATTTACTTATAATAAATTCAATTTAGAAAATAAAGAGGTTTTAAACGAAGGATTTATGTCTTTTGATTTAAATCTAGAGTATAGCGTATTGCCTTATGATAAACTAACACCTTATTTGTTTTTTGGTATTGGTACCAATGCTTCTAACTATTTTAAAGCAATCGATCCTAAAGTTCAAGTTGGTTTGGGCTTGGAATATTTAATAAATGAGAGTATTGGTATATATGCTTACGGAGAACATAATTTAGTGTTTTCTGATGAGGTTGATGGAGTGGTTTCCGGAGATATTGACGATATGTTTTACCGTTTTGGGGTAGGGGTTAATATTTATTTGTCAAAACCAGCTACAAAATTTAATCAACGGAAAGAATTTAGAAAACTTGAAAAAGCCGAGTTGAAAGCGACGAAGAAGGAAAATCGTAGACAGATGCAAGAAAAAATTAAAGCATTACGTCAAAGTAAAAAGAATAATTAA
- a CDS encoding calcium/sodium antiporter, with amino-acid sequence MSVAYLILGFILLVVGGEFLVRSSVALSFKLNISKIVIGMTVVSFATSAPELLVSLQAALKGSPAIAINNVVGSNIANIGLVLGITAIVGAIGIDKSFYRLTWPVMMLFSIALYYFLWNDNQLTALEGLVLFVSLIVFIIYLIRSQKSTEDLEEVDDALAVVSNFKIGIWLLIGAAALYFGSEWLVKGATSIATSLGVSEAVIGVTMIAIGTSVPELAASVIAAAKKEKAISLGNLIGSNIFNIGSVLGLTSMIKTIPVTESLILSRDIFWMLIFAALVLVLGLLPKRNEINKYKGFALVALYGTFIFLVFKG; translated from the coding sequence ATGAGTGTAGCATATCTTATTTTAGGGTTTATATTATTAGTAGTAGGTGGAGAGTTTTTAGTGCGATCTTCTGTGGCTTTATCCTTTAAGCTAAATATTTCTAAAATAGTAATAGGTATGACGGTGGTGTCTTTTGCGACATCTGCACCAGAGTTATTAGTCAGTTTACAAGCAGCCTTAAAAGGGTCTCCTGCTATTGCTATTAATAATGTAGTAGGATCTAATATAGCTAATATAGGCTTGGTATTGGGGATTACTGCTATCGTTGGAGCTATTGGTATAGATAAATCCTTTTATAGATTAACATGGCCTGTTATGATGTTATTTTCTATAGCGTTATATTATTTTTTATGGAACGATAACCAATTAACGGCACTTGAAGGTTTGGTTTTGTTTGTTAGTTTAATTGTGTTTATAATATACTTAATAAGAAGTCAAAAATCTACTGAAGATTTAGAGGAGGTGGATGATGCGTTAGCTGTTGTTTCTAATTTTAAAATCGGAATTTGGTTGTTAATTGGTGCTGCAGCTTTATATTTTGGTAGTGAGTGGTTGGTTAAAGGAGCAACGTCAATAGCGACTAGCTTAGGGGTTAGTGAGGCTGTTATTGGTGTAACGATGATTGCTATTGGTACAAGTGTGCCGGAATTGGCTGCATCTGTTATTGCTGCTGCTAAAAAAGAGAAAGCTATTTCTTTAGGGAATTTAATTGGGTCTAATATTTTTAATATAGGGTCTGTTCTAGGATTAACCTCAATGATTAAGACTATTCCTGTAACAGAGTCTCTAATATTATCGAGAGATATTTTTTGGATGTTAATTTTTGCAGCACTAGTGTTAGTGTTGGGATTGTTACCAAAGCGTAATGAAATAAATAAGTATAAAGGTTTTGCTTTAGTAGCGTTGTACGGTACGTTTATCTTTTTAGTTTTTAAAGGATAA
- a CDS encoding curli production assembly/transport component CsgF, with product MKKLLVLLLFFTGYFCIGQQLSYQPINPAFGGETFNYQWLLSSANAQNSFTDPDANQGGDESSLAAFSENLNRQILSQLSRSLFQTQLGDELQEGSFSFGSLALEIYDSAEGLVVNILDVDTGEQTQIIVPN from the coding sequence ATGAAAAAACTACTTGTACTGTTATTATTTTTTACAGGATACTTTTGCATTGGTCAGCAGTTATCTTATCAACCAATTAATCCTGCATTTGGAGGGGAGACATTTAATTATCAGTGGTTATTAAGTTCTGCTAATGCACAAAATTCGTTTACAGATCCTGACGCTAATCAAGGGGGTGATGAAAGCTCTTTAGCGGCTTTTTCGGAAAATTTAAATAGACAAATATTAAGTCAATTATCAAGATCTCTTTTTCAAACACAATTAGGGGACGAGCTGCAAGAAGGTAGTTTTAGTTTTGGTAGTTTAGCTCTAGAGATTTATGATTCTGCAGAAGGTTTAGTTGTTAATATTCTAGATGTAGATACAGGAGAACAGACACAAATTATAGTCCCTAATTAA
- a CDS encoding glutamine synthetase III encodes MSTLRFHAIKESLKRKPIVIEEKQRRSEIFGNHVFNESTMRQYLTKEGFESVRDAIQLGKKIDRIVADHISTGMKEWAISKGATHYTHWFQPLTGATAEKHDAFFETIGAGLAIERFGGGQLVQQEPDASSFPNGGIRNTFEARGYTAWDPTSPAFIYGTTLCIPTVFVSYTGEALDYKTPLLRALQAVDSAAVAVCKYFDKNVKKVNASLGWEQEYFLIDRDLAMSRPDIVQTGRTLLGHSPAKGQQLDDHYFGTIPNRAMAFMRDLETECMLLGIPVKTRHNEVAPNQFELAPIYDEANLAVDHNSLLMDVMDKISDRHNFKVLFHEKPFAGVNGSGKHNNWSLSTNTGVNLLGPGKTPMSNLQFLTFFINTIKAVNDNEELLRAAIASASNDHRLGANEAPPAIISVFIGQQLTKTLNELENVTDGKLSPEEKTDLKLNVVGKIPDVLLDNTDRNRTSPFAFTGNKFEFRAVGSTANCANPMTVLNSIVAKQLIDFKVEVDALIDKKDMKKDDAIFNVLREYIKKSKNILFEGNGYGEAWEKEAKKRGLSNNKTTPEALKAKISKKTLDLFEGLGVMNKIESEARYEIEMEDYVLRIQIESRVLGDIARNHIIPTAVKYQNVLIKNVKGLKEIFGSDFKKYAKEQLNLIEEISTHIESINVDVTKMTEARKKSNKNEDIEKKALAYCSKVKPLFEDIRYHCDKLELLVDDELWPLTKYRELLFTK; translated from the coding sequence ATGTCAACATTAAGATTTCATGCCATAAAAGAATCCTTAAAACGTAAACCGATTGTTATTGAAGAAAAACAACGTCGTTCTGAAATTTTTGGAAATCATGTTTTTAATGAATCTACCATGCGCCAGTATTTAACAAAAGAAGGTTTTGAAAGTGTTAGAGATGCCATACAATTAGGTAAAAAGATTGACAGAATTGTGGCAGATCATATTTCTACAGGAATGAAGGAATGGGCTATCTCAAAAGGAGCAACGCATTATACGCATTGGTTTCAACCATTAACAGGGGCGACAGCAGAAAAACACGATGCTTTTTTTGAAACTATTGGTGCTGGATTGGCTATAGAAAGATTTGGAGGTGGGCAATTGGTGCAACAAGAGCCTGATGCTTCTAGTTTTCCTAATGGGGGAATAAGAAATACATTTGAAGCACGTGGTTATACTGCTTGGGATCCTACATCGCCAGCATTTATTTACGGAACAACATTGTGTATTCCAACTGTTTTTGTGTCTTATACAGGAGAGGCTTTAGATTATAAAACACCATTGTTAAGAGCATTGCAAGCAGTAGATAGTGCGGCTGTAGCGGTATGTAAATATTTTGATAAAAACGTTAAAAAAGTAAACGCATCACTAGGTTGGGAGCAGGAATATTTTTTAATAGATCGCGATTTAGCTATGTCTAGACCTGATATTGTTCAGACAGGTCGCACGTTGCTAGGGCATTCGCCTGCAAAAGGACAGCAATTGGATGATCACTATTTTGGGACTATACCAAATCGGGCAATGGCGTTTATGCGAGATTTGGAAACCGAATGTATGCTATTGGGTATACCGGTAAAAACTAGGCATAACGAAGTAGCGCCTAACCAGTTTGAATTAGCGCCGATTTATGACGAAGCTAATTTAGCAGTAGATCATAACTCTTTATTAATGGATGTGATGGATAAGATTTCCGACAGGCATAATTTTAAAGTGTTATTTCATGAAAAACCTTTTGCAGGAGTCAATGGTTCTGGGAAACATAATAACTGGAGTTTAAGTACGAATACAGGCGTTAATTTATTAGGTCCAGGAAAAACACCAATGAGTAATTTACAGTTTTTGACCTTTTTTATAAATACCATAAAAGCGGTCAATGATAATGAGGAATTGTTACGTGCTGCAATAGCGTCTGCTAGTAATGATCATCGATTAGGAGCAAATGAGGCGCCTCCTGCAATTATTTCGGTATTTATCGGACAGCAATTAACTAAGACTTTAAATGAATTGGAGAATGTGACAGATGGTAAGTTGTCTCCAGAAGAAAAAACAGATTTAAAACTTAATGTTGTTGGTAAAATTCCAGATGTACTATTGGATAATACAGATCGTAATAGAACGTCTCCTTTTGCTTTTACAGGAAATAAATTTGAGTTTAGAGCGGTGGGGTCTACTGCTAACTGTGCTAATCCAATGACAGTGCTAAATAGTATTGTTGCTAAACAATTAATTGATTTTAAAGTTGAGGTAGATGCTTTGATAGATAAAAAGGATATGAAAAAAGATGATGCCATCTTTAATGTTCTTAGAGAATATATTAAAAAATCTAAAAATATTTTATTTGAAGGTAATGGTTATGGAGAGGCTTGGGAGAAAGAAGCTAAGAAAAGAGGGTTGAGCAATAATAAGACAACGCCTGAAGCATTAAAAGCAAAAATCTCTAAAAAAACATTGGATCTTTTTGAAGGTTTGGGGGTGATGAATAAAATTGAATCTGAAGCACGGTATGAGATTGAAATGGAGGATTATGTCCTTCGTATACAAATAGAGAGTCGTGTTTTAGGAGATATAGCACGTAATCATATTATTCCGACAGCTGTTAAGTATCAAAATGTTTTAATAAAAAATGTAAAAGGACTAAAAGAGATTTTTGGTAGTGATTTTAAAAAATATGCGAAAGAACAATTAAATCTAATTGAAGAAATTTCTACCCATATAGAATCGATTAACGTTGATGTTACTAAAATGACTGAGGCACGTAAAAAATCGAATAAGAACGAGGATATAGAAAAGAAAGCGTTAGCCTATTGTAGTAAGGTAAAACCATTGTTTGAAGATATTAGATACCATTGCGATAAATTAGAATTGTTAGTTGATGACGAGTTGTGGCCTTTAACTAAGTATCGAGAGTTGTTGTTTACAAAATAA